Proteins encoded together in one Canis lupus dingo isolate Sandy chromosome 34, ASM325472v2, whole genome shotgun sequence window:
- the SPTSSB gene encoding serine palmitoyltransferase small subunit B — MDFKRVKDYFSWLYYQYQIISCCAVLEPWEQSMFNTILLTIFAMVVYTAYVFIPIHIRLAWEFFSKICGYHSTISN; from the coding sequence ATGGATTTCAAGCGTGTGAAGGACTATTTCTCCTGGCTCTACTATCAATACCAAATCATCAGCTGCTGTGCCGTGTTGGAGCCCTGGGAACAATCCATGTTCAATACCATCTTACTAACTATTTTCGCTATGGTGGTATACACCGCCTATGTTTTTATCCCAATCCACATTCGTCTGGCTTGGgaatttttctccaaaatatgtGGCTATCACAGTACAATTTCTAATTGA